The following coding sequences lie in one Eubacterium ventriosum genomic window:
- the cysE gene encoding serine O-acetyltransferase, whose protein sequence is MYKVGFWSYYKEEVKVIRDRDPAIKKDIEAILYPSFWAIYNYRRAHKLYERGKVFKARRISQRTARKTGIEIHPGAKIGKGLFIDHGHGVVIGETAILGDNITLYQGVTLGGTGKEQGKRHPTLEDNVLVGAGAKVLGSFTIGRNSKIAAGSVVLEEVPPYSTVVGVPGIVVKRNDEAVPCYDLDQVHIPHPVQNELKRLSDENTKLREMIDQINNKIKE, encoded by the coding sequence GTGTATAAAGTGGGATTTTGGAGTTATTACAAAGAAGAAGTTAAAGTTATAAGGGATAGGGATCCGGCCATTAAGAAGGACATTGAAGCTATACTTTATCCTAGTTTTTGGGCGATATATAATTATAGAAGGGCTCACAAACTTTATGAACGGGGAAAGGTTTTTAAGGCAAGAAGGATTTCTCAGAGAACAGCCAGAAAGACAGGAATAGAAATACATCCGGGTGCCAAGATTGGCAAGGGACTTTTTATAGACCATGGGCATGGCGTTGTTATTGGTGAAACAGCTATTTTAGGTGACAATATTACTTTGTATCAGGGAGTTACTCTTGGAGGAACAGGAAAGGAACAGGGTAAGCGTCATCCTACGCTTGAAGACAACGTTTTGGTTGGTGCAGGAGCAAAAGTCCTTGGTTCCTTTACAATAGGCAGAAATTCAAAGATTGCAGCAGGTTCTGTTGTACTTGAAGAAGTGCCACCTTATTCTACAGTTGTAGGAGTTCCGGGAATTGTAGTTAAGAGAAATGACGAGGCAGTTCCTTGTTATGATCTTGATCAGGTTCACATTCCACATCCTGTACAGAATGAATTAAAGAGATTAAGTGACGAAAATACAAAACTTAGAGAAATGATAGACCAAATTAACAACAAAATTAAGGAGTAA
- the ilvN gene encoding acetolactate synthase small subunit, whose amino-acid sequence MNKKVLSVLVDNTSGVLNRVAGLFSRRGYNIDSLTVGETENPKYSRMTIVVTGDDDILEQIVKQITKLEDVRRVDVLEPSDSVTRELILVKIKAEPAQRQQVISITEIFRANIVDVAKDSLMIEITGSQSKLKAFLSLVEDYEILELVRTGITGLARGEK is encoded by the coding sequence ATGAACAAAAAAGTATTATCAGTTTTAGTAGACAATACATCAGGTGTATTGAATAGAGTAGCAGGATTATTCAGCAGAAGAGGTTACAACATTGACAGTCTTACTGTTGGTGAAACAGAAAATCCGAAGTATTCAAGAATGACAATAGTGGTTACAGGTGATGATGATATCCTTGAACAGATTGTTAAACAGATTACAAAGTTAGAAGATGTTCGTAGAGTAGACGTTTTAGAGCCATCAGATTCAGTTACAAGAGAGTTAATTCTTGTAAAGATTAAGGCAGAGCCTGCACAGAGACAGCAGGTAATATCTATTACAGAAATCTTCAGAGCTAATATAGTTGATGTGGCTAAGGATAGTCTTATGATTGAGATTACAGGTAGCCAGTCTAAGCTTAAAGCATTTTTAAGTTTAGTAGAGGATTATGAAATCCTTGAACTTGTAAGAACAGGTATTACAGGTCTTGCAAGAGGAGAAAAGTAG
- a CDS encoding Mini-ribonuclease 3, producing the protein MEENKILGEHSDLFQIIKDTMELKDIDIINYSPLTLAYIGDGIYEIVIRTIIVDQANRQVNKIHKAASNLVKAHTQAEMIFAIMDKLTEQELAIYKRGRNAKAVTRAKNASMSDYRTATGFEALMGWLYLTNKSERMMLLIKEGLSIIEKEEDSK; encoded by the coding sequence ATGGAAGAAAATAAAATTTTAGGGGAACATAGTGATTTGTTCCAAATTATAAAAGATACAATGGAGTTAAAGGATATTGACATAATTAATTATTCACCTTTGACTCTGGCATATATAGGCGATGGAATTTATGAAATCGTAATTAGAACCATAATTGTTGACCAGGCAAACAGACAGGTTAACAAGATTCATAAGGCAGCATCAAATCTTGTAAAGGCACACACTCAGGCAGAAATGATTTTTGCAATAATGGATAAGCTTACTGAACAGGAACTTGCCATTTACAAGCGTGGCAGAAATGCCAAGGCAGTAACCCGTGCAAAGAATGCGTCAATGTCTGACTACAGAACAGCTACAGGATTTGAAGCTTTAATGGGATGGCTGTATTTAACAAATAAGTCTGAAAGAATGATGCTTTTAATTAAAGAAGGCTTAAGTATTATAGAAAAGGAAGAAGATAGCAAATGA
- the rlmB gene encoding 23S rRNA (guanosine(2251)-2'-O)-methyltransferase RlmB → MRYEEFTLEGRNAVIEAYRAGKTIDKLFVLEHCKEGSMNTVLREAKKHDTVINYVKKERLDQMSETGKHQGVIGYLAAYEYATVDEILDKAREKGESPFVILLDDIEDPHNLGAIIRTANLAGAHGVIIPKHRASGLTATVAKTSAGALNYTPVAKVTNISKTIEELKKEGMWFVCADMGGTTMYDLDLKGSIGLVIGNEGKGVSRLVKEKCDFVASIPMFGDIDSLNASVATGVLAYEIVRQRMGK, encoded by the coding sequence ATGAGATACGAGGAATTTACGTTAGAAGGACGTAATGCGGTAATAGAAGCATATCGTGCCGGAAAAACAATAGATAAGCTTTTTGTTTTGGAACATTGCAAAGAAGGTTCAATGAACACAGTGCTTCGTGAAGCAAAAAAACATGACACAGTAATTAACTATGTTAAAAAAGAACGTCTTGATCAAATGTCAGAAACAGGAAAGCATCAGGGAGTAATCGGCTATCTTGCTGCTTATGAGTATGCTACAGTTGATGAAATCTTAGATAAGGCAAGAGAAAAAGGCGAATCACCTTTTGTAATCTTACTTGATGATATTGAAGATCCTCACAATCTTGGTGCGATTATAAGAACAGCAAACCTTGCAGGAGCACATGGCGTAATTATTCCAAAACATCGTGCTTCAGGACTTACTGCAACAGTTGCAAAAACATCAGCAGGCGCATTAAACTATACACCTGTTGCCAAAGTAACAAACATTTCAAAGACAATCGAAGAATTAAAGAAAGAGGGAATGTGGTTCGTCTGCGCCGACATGGGCGGAACAACAATGTATGACCTTGACCTTAAAGGCTCAATTGGACTTGTGATCGGAAACGAAGGCAAAGGAGTCAGCAGACTTGTAAAAGAAAAGTGTGACTTTGTTGCTTCAATTCCAATGTTTGGAGATATCGATTCCCTTAATGCTTCAGTTGCAACAGGAGTTTTGGCTTACGAAATAGTACGCCAGAGAATGGGAAAGTAG
- the ilvC gene encoding ketol-acid reductoisomerase — MSEAKIYYQEDCNLSLLDGKKIAIIGYGSQGHAHALNLKESGCDVIIGLYEGSKSWPKAEKQGFKVYTAAEAAKKADIIMILINDELQADMYKKDIEPNLEAGNMLMFAHGFNIHFGCIKPPKDVDVTMIAPKAPGHTVRSEYQIGKGTPCLVAVEQDATGKALDIALAYALGIGGARAGVLETTFRTETETDLFGEQAVLCGGVCALMQAGFETLCEAGYDPRNAYFECIHEMKLIVDLIYQSGFAGMRYSISNTAEYGDYITGPKIVTAETKKAMKQILTDIQDGTFAKEFLLDMSPAGRQVHFKAMRKLASEHPSEKVGEQIRKLYSWNNENDKLINN; from the coding sequence ATGTCAGAAGCAAAAATTTATTATCAGGAAGACTGTAACCTTTCATTATTAGATGGAAAGAAAATCGCTATTATCGGTTACGGTAGCCAGGGACATGCACATGCATTAAACTTAAAGGAATCAGGATGTGATGTTATCATTGGTTTATATGAAGGAAGTAAGTCATGGCCTAAGGCTGAAAAGCAGGGATTTAAAGTATATACAGCTGCAGAAGCTGCTAAAAAAGCAGATATTATTATGATTCTTATTAACGATGAACTTCAGGCAGATATGTATAAGAAAGATATCGAACCAAACCTTGAAGCAGGTAATATGTTAATGTTCGCTCATGGTTTCAATATTCACTTTGGTTGTATTAAGCCACCTAAGGATGTTGATGTAACAATGATCGCTCCTAAGGCTCCAGGTCATACAGTACGTTCAGAATACCAGATAGGTAAGGGAACACCTTGTTTAGTAGCTGTTGAACAGGATGCTACAGGTAAGGCTTTAGATATTGCATTAGCTTATGCTTTAGGTATTGGTGGAGCAAGAGCCGGTGTTCTTGAAACAACATTTAGAACAGAAACAGAAACTGACTTATTCGGTGAACAGGCAGTACTTTGTGGTGGTGTTTGTGCACTTATGCAGGCTGGTTTCGAAACATTATGCGAAGCTGGATATGATCCAAGAAATGCATACTTCGAATGTATTCATGAAATGAAATTAATCGTTGACTTAATTTATCAGTCAGGTTTTGCAGGAATGAGATATTCAATCTCAAACACAGCAGAATATGGTGATTATATTACAGGACCAAAGATTGTTACTGCTGAAACAAAGAAAGCTATGAAGCAGATTCTTACAGATATCCAGGATGGAACATTTGCTAAGGAATTCTTACTTGATATGTCACCAGCAGGACGTCAGGTACACTTCAAGGCTATGAGAAAGTTAGCATCTGAACATCCATCAGAAAAAGTTGGTGAACAGATCAGAAAACTTTACAGCTGGAACAATGAAAATGATAAGTTAATCAACAACTAA
- a CDS encoding alkaline phosphatase family protein, whose translation MKFNIKSEVDTTRKEIESALKSNEQEKQEVQSYLNKKKNNKVKWDRTKWIISIILLLAGIIFIGVNNGLAYSTVRTGHKKYEDAKVYYLKSDSKCTQEFKGYDGTLEDMSIYIDNQGRESSKGSMILTVVDKDGNELATTSKPLTGMKTRKYTHFTFEKPAKLKRNEYYTLIIQCEDAYNPQKFGVYTTDKNNSYLKSGTIDGQKLADGEKIAISMEFQFYNTGALRIMFGMLILSLIFVLVPFGVIEEKFNKKFNKNISLDKILSRILFWVSPIVAYFMVESLSSFTVGPILESLFTVRGLLNIIIYYIVLFVFFAITNKTQYSAILMCIAMFVLALTNYFVFGFRGIPVLAADVLSIGTALNVADSFEYTFDIYVLWAVSFLVAFSGAMFSLKSYKGLKLKKRLVSVAVIIAIVIGGYNFYINSSGVVNAGIIDSQWKPQLTYAQNGSVLSFTTSWKYIKNNKPDEYSTDDVEKIAKNFKSDSTDKNSAKTKKMPNVIAIMNESLADLNVDGPFETSEDYLPFIHSLTKNTIKGKLYVSIEGANTANSEFEFLTGNSLAFFAPRAVPYNNYVKGVVPSLTRTLVSQGYMGNNSYHPYKRSGWNRENVYNSLGFNHFYSMEYYKKPEFIRNFISDKTDMEQITKDYEKARSKSSDPFYLFNVTVQNHGGYVGNRGFVDADIQVTNSMLSSDEVEQYVTLAKKSDEAFEELTKYFEKVDEPTIIVMFGDHQPPLSTDFYSNIFGKKIDNFTAKDTATWYSTPYVIWANYDIEEKQNEDMSANYLSSYLLNLIGADMTGYNKYLLDLQKKIPVLTGLFYQGDDGEFRNIDEKSKYTKYINEYSKVQYNGLFDKKHRVEDFFFLKDGDYQVKEDN comes from the coding sequence ATGAAGTTTAATATTAAAAGCGAAGTAGACACAACTCGTAAAGAAATTGAATCTGCGTTGAAAAGCAATGAGCAGGAAAAACAAGAGGTTCAGTCATATCTTAATAAAAAGAAGAATAACAAAGTAAAATGGGACAGAACTAAGTGGATTATTTCCATAATTCTTTTATTGGCTGGCATTATTTTTATAGGAGTAAACAACGGATTGGCATATAGTACTGTTAGAACAGGACACAAGAAGTACGAAGATGCCAAGGTTTATTATTTAAAATCAGATAGTAAATGTACACAGGAATTTAAAGGTTATGACGGAACCTTGGAAGATATGTCTATTTATATAGACAATCAGGGAAGAGAAAGTTCAAAGGGTTCAATGATTCTTACTGTAGTTGACAAGGATGGAAATGAACTTGCAACTACTTCAAAACCGTTAACAGGAATGAAAACAAGAAAGTATACTCATTTTACTTTTGAGAAGCCTGCTAAACTAAAAAGAAATGAATATTATACACTTATAATTCAGTGTGAAGATGCTTATAATCCACAGAAATTTGGTGTATATACAACAGACAAAAATAACAGTTACTTAAAGAGTGGAACAATTGATGGGCAGAAGTTGGCTGATGGAGAAAAAATAGCCATTTCCATGGAATTTCAGTTTTATAACACAGGTGCTTTAAGAATAATGTTTGGAATGCTTATTCTTTCTCTTATTTTTGTTTTAGTACCTTTTGGAGTAATAGAAGAAAAGTTTAATAAGAAGTTTAACAAGAACATATCACTTGATAAGATTCTTTCGAGAATTTTATTCTGGGTATCTCCTATAGTTGCTTACTTTATGGTTGAAAGTTTGTCATCTTTTACTGTAGGACCTATTTTAGAGTCTTTGTTTACAGTAAGAGGATTGTTAAATATTATTATTTATTATATTGTGCTATTTGTATTTTTTGCAATTACGAACAAGACACAGTATTCAGCTATTTTAATGTGCATAGCAATGTTTGTTCTTGCGTTAACTAACTATTTTGTATTTGGCTTTAGAGGAATACCTGTGCTTGCGGCAGATGTTTTATCAATTGGAACAGCTTTAAATGTGGCAGATAGTTTTGAGTATACATTTGATATATATGTTCTTTGGGCAGTAAGCTTTTTAGTGGCATTCTCAGGAGCAATGTTTAGCTTAAAGAGCTATAAAGGATTAAAATTAAAGAAACGTTTGGTATCAGTAGCAGTTATTATTGCTATTGTTATCGGTGGATATAATTTCTATATTAATTCAAGTGGGGTAGTAAATGCTGGCATTATTGACAGTCAGTGGAAACCACAGTTAACATATGCTCAGAATGGCAGTGTGTTGTCATTTACAACATCTTGGAAATATATTAAGAATAATAAACCGGATGAATACTCAACAGACGACGTTGAAAAAATAGCAAAGAATTTTAAGTCAGATTCAACAGACAAAAATTCTGCAAAAACAAAGAAAATGCCTAATGTAATTGCAATCATGAATGAATCATTGGCAGATTTAAATGTGGATGGACCTTTTGAAACATCAGAGGATTATTTGCCATTTATTCATAGTCTTACAAAAAATACAATTAAGGGTAAACTTTATGTGTCGATTGAAGGAGCAAATACTGCCAACTCAGAATTTGAATTCTTAACAGGAAATTCATTGGCGTTTTTTGCACCAAGAGCAGTACCATATAACAATTATGTTAAGGGCGTTGTTCCTTCATTAACAAGAACTCTTGTATCTCAGGGATATATGGGCAATAATTCATATCATCCATATAAGAGAAGCGGATGGAACAGAGAGAATGTATATAACAGCTTAGGATTTAATCATTTCTATTCAATGGAATATTACAAAAAACCTGAGTTTATAAGAAACTTTATTTCTGACAAAACAGACATGGAACAGATTACAAAAGATTATGAAAAGGCAAGAAGCAAGTCATCTGATCCGTTTTATTTGTTTAATGTTACAGTTCAGAACCACGGCGGTTATGTTGGAAATAGAGGTTTTGTAGATGCTGACATTCAGGTAACAAACAGTATGTTAAGCTCAGATGAAGTAGAACAGTATGTTACATTGGCAAAGAAGTCAGATGAAGCTTTCGAGGAGTTGACAAAATATTTTGAAAAAGTGGATGAGCCAACTATTATTGTAATGTTTGGAGATCACCAGCCACCTCTTAGCACAGATTTTTACAGTAATATTTTTGGAAAGAAAATAGATAATTTTACAGCTAAGGATACTGCAACGTGGTATTCAACACCATACGTAATCTGGGCTAACTATGATATAGAAGAAAAGCAGAATGAGGATATGAGTGCAAACTATTTATCTTCATATCTTTTAAACCTTATTGGAGCGGATATGACAGGATATAACAAGTATCTTTTAGACTTACAGAAAAAGATACCTGTTCTTACCGGATTGTTCTACCAGGGAGATGATGGAGAATTTAGAAATATAGATGAAAAGTCAAAATATACTAAATACATAAATGAATACTCAAAAGTTCAGTATAATGGTTTATTTGATAAAAAACATAGAGTGGAGGATTTCTTCTTCCTAAAAGATGGAGATTATCAAGTGAAAGAAGATAATTAA
- a CDS encoding RNA polymerase sigma factor — protein MEKEQTNIIDEGLFEKIANGDDAAFTELYYASYRQIYGFLLALTKNKEDAEDLLQNTYIRIRNGSHLYRKQGTPMTWMCAVAKNQFLDFVRKKSKGVSVDFDEVEKYVSEGLGTGVKQHKDVENEMVLEKAFEILNKQERTIVVLHMIDGLKHREISKITGIPLSTVLSKYNRSLKKLREFIKE, from the coding sequence ATGGAGAAAGAACAGACTAATATCATTGATGAAGGACTATTTGAAAAAATAGCAAATGGGGATGATGCCGCTTTTACTGAATTGTATTATGCATCATACAGACAAATATATGGTTTTCTCTTGGCACTGACTAAGAATAAGGAAGATGCTGAAGATTTGTTACAGAACACATATATAAGAATAAGAAATGGAAGTCATTTGTACAGAAAACAGGGCACACCTATGACCTGGATGTGTGCGGTGGCGAAGAATCAGTTCTTGGATTTTGTAAGAAAGAAATCCAAAGGTGTAAGCGTTGATTTTGATGAAGTTGAAAAATACGTTTCAGAGGGACTTGGAACCGGAGTTAAGCAACATAAGGATGTAGAGAATGAAATGGTTTTAGAAAAGGCATTTGAAATCCTAAATAAACAGGAAAGGACAATTGTAGTATTACATATGATTGATGGTTTGAAACACAGGGAAATATCAAAAATAACAGGAATACCATTATCGACGGTTCTTTCAAAGTATAACAGGTCATTAAAGAAACTAAGGGAATTTATTAAAGAATAG
- the cysS gene encoding cysteine--tRNA ligase, translating into MKIYNTLTKKKEEFVPLEEGKVKMYVCGPTVYNLIHIGNARPMIIFDTFRRYLEYKGYDVNYVSNFTDVDDKIIKKAIEEGTTAEEISQRYIKECKKDMHDLNIEPATTHPLATQEIDGMIEMIKTLIDKGYAYDADGTVYYRTRKFKDYGKLSKKNIDDLEAGHRDIKVAGEESKEDPLDFVLWKPKKEGEPSWPSPWSDGRPGWHIECSVMSKKYLGDEIDIHAGGEDLIFPHHENEIAQSEAANGCEFSKYWMHNGFLNINNKKMSKSLGNFFTVRDISEKYDLQVLRFFMLSAHYRSPLNFSDDLMESAKNGLERIITSGAKIRDIISNGKDGKVTDAEAKLLDEAKEYITKFEEAMDDDCNTANAISAVFELVKFANSNLNEGSTKEFAAGVYEILDKLCNVLGIILEKEEEKVGDEDYIEEMIAKRAQAKKDRDFAMADQIRDELAAKGIVLKDTREGTKWSRA; encoded by the coding sequence ATGAAAATATACAATACGTTAACAAAGAAAAAAGAAGAATTTGTACCTCTTGAAGAGGGAAAGGTAAAAATGTATGTTTGTGGACCTACAGTTTATAACCTTATTCACATTGGAAATGCCAGACCAATGATTATATTTGACACTTTCAGAAGATATTTGGAATATAAGGGATACGATGTTAACTATGTATCAAACTTTACTGATGTAGATGACAAGATTATCAAGAAAGCGATTGAAGAGGGAACAACAGCAGAAGAAATTTCACAGAGATATATTAAAGAGTGCAAGAAAGATATGCATGATTTAAATATTGAACCTGCAACAACTCATCCACTTGCAACTCAGGAAATTGATGGAATGATTGAAATGATTAAAACATTAATTGATAAGGGTTATGCTTATGATGCTGACGGAACAGTATATTACAGAACAAGAAAGTTTAAGGATTATGGAAAACTTTCAAAGAAGAATATTGATGATTTGGAAGCAGGTCATAGAGATATAAAGGTTGCAGGAGAAGAATCAAAGGAAGATCCTCTTGATTTCGTGCTTTGGAAACCTAAGAAAGAAGGAGAACCTTCATGGCCATCACCATGGAGTGACGGAAGACCGGGATGGCATATTGAATGTTCAGTTATGTCAAAGAAATATTTAGGAGATGAAATTGACATTCACGCAGGTGGAGAGGATTTAATATTTCCACATCATGAGAATGAAATTGCACAGAGCGAAGCTGCAAACGGATGTGAATTCTCTAAATATTGGATGCATAATGGCTTCTTAAATATTAACAATAAGAAGATGTCAAAATCATTAGGCAATTTCTTTACAGTAAGAGATATTTCAGAAAAATATGACCTTCAGGTTTTAAGATTCTTTATGCTTAGTGCACACTACAGAAGCCCACTTAACTTTAGCGATGACCTTATGGAATCAGCAAAGAACGGACTTGAAAGAATAATCACATCAGGAGCAAAAATTAGAGATATTATTTCTAATGGCAAAGACGGAAAAGTTACAGATGCAGAAGCTAAGTTATTAGATGAAGCAAAAGAATATATTACTAAGTTTGAAGAAGCTATGGATGATGATTGCAACACAGCAAATGCAATTTCAGCAGTATTTGAATTAGTTAAGTTTGCTAACAGTAACTTAAATGAAGGAAGCACAAAAGAATTTGCTGCAGGTGTATATGAAATTTTAGATAAGCTTTGCAATGTACTTGGAATTATTCTTGAAAAGGAAGAAGAAAAAGTAGGCGATGAAGATTACATTGAAGAAATGATTGCAAAGAGAGCTCAGGCAAAGAAAGATAGAGATTTTGCAATGGCTGATCAGATTCGTGATGAATTGGCAGCAAAAGGAATTGTATTAAAAGATACAAGAGAAGGAACAAAGTGGTCAAGAGCTTAA
- a CDS encoding DUF2156 domain-containing protein, with translation MEEYNLQEIRIEDYNSIKEYYQMRRPETADSNILDLYIWLNCYPTWYFTNDKGLMWVAKSEDGQYYSSIPCCKDEDLKECFLETQKYFNEVLQKKLVMYVVDRAAVDLLQLPEDEYVVVPDRTYADYVYDAEKLRTFSGKKYHKKKNHLNAFKREYEGRYEFKFLSKKDEPEILDFLEDWKKHKSDTEEHEFIDSEAVGIKYILEHEEVFDYKIGAVYVDNKLEAFTIGNYESREDMVYIPVEKANPEIRGLYPYICSQFLIEAFPEAGKENREDDMGLEGLRKSKLSYNPIYMVEKYTIIQK, from the coding sequence ATGGAAGAATATAATTTACAGGAAATAAGAATAGAGGATTATAATAGTATAAAAGAATATTATCAGATGAGAAGGCCGGAGACGGCAGACAGCAATATACTTGATTTATACATTTGGCTTAACTGTTATCCAACATGGTATTTTACTAATGATAAAGGATTGATGTGGGTAGCAAAAAGTGAAGATGGACAATATTATTCTTCAATACCCTGTTGCAAAGATGAAGATTTAAAAGAATGTTTTCTTGAAACTCAGAAGTATTTTAATGAAGTACTTCAAAAGAAGCTTGTTATGTATGTGGTGGACAGGGCAGCAGTTGACTTGTTACAACTTCCGGAAGATGAATATGTTGTAGTTCCTGACAGAACATATGCAGATTATGTTTATGATGCTGAAAAATTACGTACATTTAGCGGGAAAAAATACCACAAAAAGAAGAATCACTTAAATGCTTTTAAGAGGGAATATGAAGGCAGATATGAGTTTAAATTTTTAAGCAAAAAAGATGAACCTGAAATATTGGATTTTTTAGAAGATTGGAAGAAGCACAAGAGTGATACTGAGGAACATGAATTTATTGACAGTGAAGCTGTTGGAATTAAATATATTCTTGAACATGAAGAAGTGTTTGATTATAAAATAGGCGCAGTTTATGTGGATAATAAGCTGGAAGCTTTTACAATCGGTAATTACGAAAGTAGGGAAGATATGGTTTATATTCCGGTTGAGAAGGCGAATCCTGAAATCAGAGGGCTTTATCCATATATTTGCAGCCAGTTTCTGATAGAAGCTTTTCCTGAAGCAGGAAAAGAAAACAGGGAAGATGATATGGGATTAGAAGGACTTAGAAAATCAAAATTATCATATAATCCGATTTATATGGTGGAAAAATATACTATAATTCAAAAATAA
- the ispF gene encoding 2-C-methyl-D-erythritol 2,4-cyclodiphosphate synthase codes for MRIGMGYDVHKLVEDRKLILGGVEISYEKGLLGHSDADVVVHAIMDALLGAAALGDIGKHFPDTDPKYKDISSIELLKHVGKLLDENNYRIGNIDATIICQRPKLAPYREQMIKNVAKALNVDTSKVCIKATTEEGLGFTGEGLGISSQAIALLEN; via the coding sequence ATGAGAATAGGAATGGGCTATGATGTTCATAAGCTTGTTGAAGATAGAAAATTAATACTTGGTGGAGTGGAAATTTCTTATGAGAAGGGATTGCTTGGTCATTCAGATGCGGATGTTGTAGTACATGCCATTATGGACGCATTACTTGGAGCAGCTGCACTTGGAGATATAGGAAAACATTTTCCGGACACTGATCCTAAATATAAGGATATATCAAGCATTGAATTACTTAAACATGTTGGAAAACTTTTAGATGAGAACAATTACAGAATTGGAAATATAGATGCAACAATTATTTGTCAGAGACCAAAGCTTGCACCATACAGAGAACAGATGATAAAAAATGTTGCTAAGGCATTAAACGTAGATACATCAAAGGTTTGTATCAAAGCAACAACAGAAGAAGGACTTGGATTTACAGGAGAAGGGCTTGGTATTTCATCACAGGCCATAGCCTTATTGGAAAATTAA
- a CDS encoding GNAT family N-acetyltransferase — protein sequence MIRYLENNEKQNIRPLYEHCFDDTKEYTDYYFQNRLPGNHVIVNERDNKIVNCVHLIPKTVILGKLKTNIIYIYGVGTYEEYRKQGIMSETFKYLLKDMFMDMEAFTYLIPSDEGKAKVYSGLGFEYVMDKQDLKPVDQRKKATHSLIYRKAEKSDLIRLAIFAQASMEKNYSVSLAKDSDYFKKINELIKIEGGDIDIYVENKVIVGYRIWIDGEILEEVLDPSIQSLNWLESTGKPYVMARIINIRKTVRLLGFQGEGRKILKITDPVLEENNGCFILTYGHGNVKLDKVKEEQLMEDIEFDLTIGELTAHIFGYKIIEGLPLVCKKDSFFINDYL from the coding sequence ATGATTAGATATCTTGAAAATAATGAAAAACAAAATATCAGACCATTATATGAGCACTGTTTTGATGATACAAAAGAGTACACTGATTACTATTTTCAAAATAGATTGCCGGGCAATCATGTTATTGTAAATGAAAGAGATAACAAGATAGTGAATTGTGTTCATCTTATCCCAAAGACAGTTATACTTGGAAAACTAAAGACAAACATTATTTATATATATGGTGTTGGTACTTATGAAGAGTATAGAAAACAGGGAATTATGTCAGAAACATTTAAATATTTGCTAAAAGATATGTTTATGGATATGGAAGCTTTCACATATCTGATACCTTCAGATGAAGGAAAGGCAAAGGTTTATAGCGGATTGGGATTTGAATATGTTATGGATAAGCAGGATTTAAAACCTGTTGATCAAAGAAAGAAAGCTACTCATTCCCTTATTTACAGAAAAGCTGAAAAGTCAGACTTAATCAGACTTGCCATATTTGCTCAGGCATCAATGGAAAAAAATTATAGCGTAAGCCTTGCAAAAGACAGCGATTATTTTAAGAAGATTAATGAACTTATAAAAATCGAAGGTGGCGACATTGATATTTATGTTGAAAATAAGGTTATTGTAGGGTATAGAATATGGATAGATGGTGAAATCCTTGAAGAAGTTCTTGATCCGTCAATACAGAGTCTTAACTGGCTTGAAAGCACAGGAAAACCTTATGTTATGGCAAGAATCATAAACATCAGAAAGACAGTAAGACTTTTAGGATTTCAGGGAGAAGGAAGAAAGATTTTAAAGATTACAGATCCGGTTCTTGAGGAAAATAACGGTTGCTTTATATTGACATATGGACACGGTAATGTAAAATTGGATAAAGTAAAAGAAGAACAGTTAATGGAAGATATTGAGTTTGATTTGACTATTGGAGAGTTGACAGCTCATATTTTTGGTTACAAAATAATAGAAGGTTTACCTTTGGTATGTAAGAAGGACAGCTTTTTTATTAATGACTATTTGTAA